aggaggagaagcagctcTTCGCGGCCCTGTCTGACCGGGAGAAGGTGAGGCTGGGGCCAGACACGCTGCTGGCTCTCGGGGAGGGCTGGCCTGGAACGCCAgctgggggggccctgcagggctcccgTCACTGAGGCActgtctctctgctccccagAGGGCCCTTGCGGCCGAGCAGAGActggctgcccagctgccagccgCTGGCAGGACGCTCGCCAACACCAGGTaccggggggggctgggctgggcagggctgggcaggggcagacgAGCCCTGCTGTGCCAGGGGAGAGCACCGCTGGCTCCTGGCTGCAAGCTCCCCCAACACCGTCTCCTGTGCTTTGTGCAGGCGCTGCTGGCAGTGCGGCGAGTCGTTGCTGGGCCGGATCCCCTTCCACTACCTCGACTTCTCCTTCTGCTCCACCGCCTGCCTGCAGGGGCATcgccggggccgggccgggcagccCTAGGCACCCCTTGGCACCCAGCCCATCCCGCCGGGAGGGGAgcggagcccccagccccagacagTAGCGTCACAGTAACGGGGGGTAGCAGCCGAGGAGCAGGACAGGAGTGGGTGTCTGGAGGCTGCGGAGCTGACGTGGGGTTCAGCTGTGGGCCTTACAGAGCTGGCCTGGGACTAGGGGGTAGCTGCAGCTGTCACCGGCTGCCCTCGGGCTGGATCTGGTGACGGGGGGTGGAGGTTTGCAGTCCACAAGCAGGGCTGCGAAGAACCTGCCCAAGGcccctggagggcaggggagccaggtaCCCGCCTGGTCTGGGGGGAGCAGCACCTGACCTTGAGCGCAGCCTGCTGGAgcaagccctggggctggggcaggcgcacagaacacacagcacagcagggcccagcacaGCACCAGGAGTTTCTTTGCAGTCAGGGTAACAAAGTGtaacagctgggccagggccctggggctggaaataAAGAGCAGGTAGCAGGGCCTGAGCTGTGTGCGCTTCTGCGGGGGGGCCCTGGGCGCTGCCCGCCTGCCCTGAGGGGCTGCATGGGGGCTCTGCCGCAGGCACTGCTTGctgggggccagccctgggcagccagcACCTGCCGCCTCGCAGGGAGGAGTGCTCGAAAGGCCCATCGTACAGGGCCCCCCCAGGTAGGACATGGTCATGTCCTGGGGGGCTGCTTCCTCAGccggggagcagggagagacgactgtgccctgcctgctgctctcagCCCGGGGGCcctagggagggggcaggggggccctggggtgggggctgacagTCTGGTTGAGGAGGGGCCGGTCCAGGAAGAGCAGCATGGGCCGCGGGGGggccccctccagctccagcagagtGATGttgttgggggcagaggggctcagcaGCGAGCCCGGCACAAAGAGCGTCTGCTGGGGCCCGCGTGCCGGCCAGTAGCGGCCCAGGTTGAAACCGTTAAtccagagctggccctggagggcAGAGAGCGGCCgtgagtgctgggggcaggcccagcctggccccacctctgccccaggccccctacccccagcctgcctccacCCTATGTGTGGCCACTGGTCTTACTgggccccacctctgcccccagcctgcctccacCCTCTGCTTGGCCCCTGGGCCCCCGCTCGGCCCTAGGCCACGAGCTGACACCCAGCCCACTGCCACCCTGTGCCACTTGCTGACAGCCTCAACTGGCCTCTGCCCTGTAACTCTGCCTTTCCTGGGCaccttcctccccctgccctgccctcctgggcCTCACCTGCCATCTTTGTTCAGGGCCCCTCAGTGCCTCCGCCCCAGGCACCATGGggtcggccctgccagctgctcccccagacGCCCCCCACCTTGGTACCTTGCTCCAGCCTGGGAACTTGACAAAGGTGTCCCAAGCGATGCCAGGGGTCTGGAAGGACCCGGTGTAGAgagcaggccctggcctggcccggctCCCCTCGGCTGGCGGGGAGCGCGGAGGCCAGCCCCGCGCCACGGCCGTGTCCACGTCAAGGGGGTAAATGAGCCAGTCACTAAGCAGAGCTGAGTCCAGGGTCAGGTTCCGGACCAGGCCCTGCGAATGGGGGACAGGCACCTGACTGGGCAGCAGCGGCTGCCCGGGTGCTGAccgtgctggctgcaggctggtgtcccccccaccccccatgcccacTGCTGTGGCCCAGTGCCCACAGCttggccagagccagggcctggtgCAGCAACTGCCCCCAGTAGgggccctgctggagccagcaaACCCCTGCGCCGGGACTCTGGCTCAAAGGGCCAGGAACAGCTGTGCTCGgggaggctgcccagccctgggctagGCTGCAGGggtgccctctccctgcccagcccctcccatctcccagggctgcagggcctggtgctgCCGGGCTGGTGCCTGTCCTAGCTGCAGGGCACCAGCCCCATGAGGAATGCAGGGTGCTTCCCCCCAGCCTGTAGCATCCCCAGCTGCGCTCTCACCCCCCATTAGTCACTGCCCCCGGCTTTGCCTGCCCTGCGCTGTGCTCAGGGGGACCTGCAgccaggtgctggggggtgggagcagggcagggccagcgcATGGCTGGGGTTCCTGGCAGCACCaatacccccccgccccaaccttgAAGTCGCTGGCATTGGTGCCGAAGTTGATCCTGCCCATGTTCTCCACCAGCAGGTCAAGGGAGGCTCCAGCCCGGCCCGTCAGGTTCAGCGTCGTCTGCCCGTCGCGCTCCAGCCGTCCCTGGTACTCCTGGCACCAGCGGGCAGGCCATGGGGtcagcaccagccaggccccccactccctgcacacaCCTTGGGCTCACTCCGATCCCTGGGCCTGCAGAACCAGCTCCCAGGTCTCCCTCCAGCCgggccccccactccctgcacaggCCCTGGGCTCACGccagtccctggggctgcagaaccAGCTCCCAGGTCTCCCTCCAGCCgggccccccactccctgcacaggCCCTGGGCTCACGccagtccctggggctgcagaaccagctccccctcccctggggctccaTGGGCGCTAACCCCCACAGGGGCCCCGGGCGCGTGGGACTCACCCCCTCGAGCAGGACGTAGGCGCGGTCACACACGCCGCTGGGAGGAGAGCTGAGCGGGGCCGGAGCCCAGAGGTCCCGGGGCAGGCGAGTGCGATAGAGCACAAAGCCGTGAGCCTGCAGCACAGCGCAGGGGATGGAGGCTGAGAGGGACCCCACCAGGGCGCTGGGCTCCAGGCAGAGCATCGTGCAGatcccagggcaggctgggacccGCTCCATGGGCTGCAGGCTGTGCAGGCCTGACCCCCTCCCTCAGGGGCcagggcccacccccacccccacccccaccccagcccctcacctgctTCACAGCCTCGAAGGTCAGGGGGAAGCGGCTGCGGATGGGCCCAGCCGGGCAGAGCACGTCCAGGAGCTCCAGCACCTCGGCCAGCTGCAAGAGAGCAGAGGGCAGGTGGGCGGGGGCGCTCCGGGCACAGGACAGCTCCCCAGGCAGCACTCACCTTCCGCAGGGGCACGGCGCCGTAGGCAAACTTGGGGGTGGCAGGCGGCATCGGACCCGCAGGCAGGGCCTGGAACTGAACAGCAAACCTGTCAGgagctggccaggctgggcctgggcaCGGTGCCCCCTGCCGGTGCTAcccgcgggggtgggggcaggcaccagccccGGGGCAATGGGATCTCTGTGGGAGTAGGTCAGTGCTGCTCCCTGTCCTACCCGGGGCAGAGCTGCCCtcgccccagggcccacagcgaGCGGCTAGCACGGCCCTGGCACTGTGGGGGACGTGGGGCTGGCAGGACACAGGCAGCCGCTCTGCCCGGGCTTGGCGGTgccaggcgggggggtggggggggggctggctggtacCTTGCCAATGACCGTCCGTATGGCAAACAGCTTCTCGGTGGGGTCGCCGGCCTCGGAGAGCGGCGCGTCATAGTCGTAGCTGGTGGTGACAGGCTTGTACCTCCCCTTGTAGTCAGCACCTGGCCGGGCAGGGGGAGTGAGCCATGGCCGGGCCCTCgggcagcagggcccctgctGGCCTGCACCCTCTTGcaggtgcaggccaggtgtgttaCTGAGGGCGGCGGGGGCTAATACTAACACAGGACCCcaagcaggggaagggaagggacccGCTGGGCCCAGCCCCTGAAGGGTGGGCAGGTGCCAGCCGGGTAATCCACAGCCCTGCCAGACAGTGCCTGCCAGCCCCGCGCCCGCCGGAGCGCCACCCCCCACGCAGCGCCCCAGGGCCGGGGTACTCACCGCTCCAGTAGCCAAAGTTCGTGCCCCCCTGGAACATGTACCTACATAGTGACCCAGAGACGGCCGTCAGAGCCCAGCACggccccaccagccaccaccctccctgcagctcccccagccggaCCCTGCAGggcgccagctccctgcaccGTGGGCTGGGCAGCGCCAAGCGCTGCCGGCCGCACACCGGGGAGGGATGCAGCCTCGGGAACGGGCggggagggaaggcaggggaaTGGCTGCCAGGTGCCTGGACCCACAGCTGCCTGGGGGCCTCCGGCCTGCAGCAGCAAAGGGGGAGCCCCACGCGCCAGCCCAGACGCCCTGGGCACGGCCAGCAGAGACCCTGCTGCCCAGGTCGCTTGTGCTGAGCTGGCCAAACCCTGCAGCGGGAGGCCCTGGCCCCCAGCGCTGGCAGTGCCGATCTGCCCCCCTCCGGCCTTGCCGCCCcacacagcccagggctctgccctgcccgggTGCGACCCGCCAAGCCCCCGCGGCTGGACAGTCACATGTTCacactggctcccagctgcagcatgtcctggaggccctgagccaCCTGCGCCGGGCGGGTGCTGGCGTGCGCCTCGCCCCAGTAGTCCAGCCACCCCGTGTAGTACTCCGAGTTCACCTGCGGCAGAGGGGGACGGGCTGTTACCCACAGCCCCCCTGGGCCTCCCACGCCTGGCCCCTGCGCCCGCCCCACATCCCCACCGGGCCTCTCGCGCCCGGCCCCTGCGCCCGCCGCACATCCCCACCGGGCCTCTCGCGTGCGGCCCctgcgcccgcccccccgcctggGCCTCTCGCGCCCAACCCctgcgcccgcccccccgcctggGCCTCTCACGCCCGGCCCCTGCGCCCGCCCCACATCCCCACCGGGCCTCTCGCGCCCCTCCCGCCCACCTGGGCCTCTCGCGCCCGACCCCCATGCCTAGCCCTATGACTCCTGCTGGCCTGGGCCCCCCACACCtagccaggctccccacccagcctgggcgcccccacacctggcccccacccagcccacaggGCCTCAGGCCCTAAGGCTCCCTACAGCACCaaagggaggcagcagccactttcccctgcagagcctgcacGGCCCCcggcgcccagcccagccccacatctcACACTGCCGCAGCCCTGCGCCCCACAGAGCCCGGcgtgccccacagcagccacccagGGAGTCCCTTGGAGACCTCTTGAAACAACTGCCCCCCTACACCCGCCCAGCCCAAGGCAATACCTGCCCCACcggccagcctggagccccctcatgCGCGCCAAGCCCACAGCCCCCCGGCCCACAGCCCCACTCTCAccagggggccctggggctcgtACTGTCGCTGAGGGGCGAATGCAGCTGTCATGTTGGGGCCTGGCACAGAAGAGAGGCAGGTCAACAGGGCCCATGCACCTGTCCTgaccgccccagccccagcctggctccatgctgccccccccagctatcCTCGCCCCGAGCCGCCCCCCGTCGTCCTGCGCCCCGAGCAGGTCTCCcgtcacccccccccacccccactgtcgtCCTGCGCCCCGAGCCGCCCCCCCAGCTATCCTGCGCCCCGAGGTCTCCTGTCACCCCCCGACCCCCACTGTCGTCCTGCGCCCCGAGCCGCCCCCCCAGCTATCCTGCACCCCGAGCTGCCTCCTGTCATCCTGCGCCCCGAGCCGCCCCCCCAGCTATCCTGTGCCCCGAGGTCTCctgtcaccccccccacccccactgtcgtCCTGCGCCCCGAGCCGCCCCCCCAGCTATCCTGCGCCCCGAGGTCTCctgtcacccccccacccccactgtcgtCCTGCGCCCCAAGCCGCCCCCCCAGCTATCCTGCGCCCCGAGGTCTCctgtcacccccccacccccactgtcgtCCTGCGCCCCGAGCCGCCCCCCCAGCTATCCTGCACCCCGAGCCGCCCCCCCCAGCTATCCTGCACCCCGAGCAGGTCTCctgtcaccccccccacccccactgtcgtCCTGTGCCCCGAACCGCCCCCCCGTCATCCCCCCCCCACTGTCGTCCTGTGCCCCgagccagcccctcactcccacacTCCCCCCCCAGCACCTGGCCCGAAGTCCACCGTGGCGTAGAGACCCTGCAGGGTGCCGCAGCGCAGCTCGGCGGGGCTGTTGCCGTCGGTGGTGAACAGCAGCACGTCCGGCCCCAGCAGGGCGCGGAAGGTGGCCAGCAGGTGCCGCAGGTAGTCGTAGTCGCAGGCCGAGAAGCTGCCGTATTCGTTCTCCACCTGCAGAGCCGGGGTGGTCGGGAGGGGCTGGGCCACCTTCCCCCGTGCTGGAGCACGGCAGAGCTCAGACCCCCAGCACCAGCGTTCCCGGCTCACCTCCAACAGCCTGACCCCCAACCGCCGCTGCAGCCAGTCCAGGCCGCCCCACAcggacccactgcagcccccagagccagggcttcCATGAACctctcagctgccccaggcctgcacacgcagcccccgccccccggtgcccctctgtccccccacagcccctgccaccccccagccctgccactgtccctcggtcccctccccagcccctgttaCTCCTCAGTCCTGCCACTACCCCTCTGTCCTGCCCTGAAGCCTGGGGGTTCAGCTCAATGTGAGGCCAAGGGAGTATCTGTCCGTGAAGTGAgaggcagccccagtggggcgggggctccgctggggtgggggttgtgtggtAAGGCAGGGGCTCTTGTGGGGACAGGGTGTGCTGATGTGGGGTTTATGCTGCGACATTACTGGAGTTTTACAGCAAGTGCAAAACCATTTCTGTGACCACTGCAGCAAGTTGGCACCACACCTTGTGCCAGGGGAGGTGGCTCATGACACCCGGCGATGCCCTGAACCTGCCTCTGCTGCCTGTACGTCTGTGCCGTGGCGGTGTGTGAAGTTATGGATGTTGGCTCTAGCGCTGCCTTGGAAATGTGTTAGTGCGCAGGGTCACAAGGGAACATGtggtcccctcccagccaggtgcCACGGGCCGAACAGAGGCCCAGCCATCCAATCCACATAGACCGAGACGTGCCGCTTAACCCAGCGGCCAGTGGCAAAGTGCCACAACAGGCCACCTGCTCAGGTGATTCCCCCATTGAAAGGGGCTTCCCTGCACTGGGCAAGTCCATAAGAcgtccctggcagtgaccaccTTGCTCTTCAGTCCTTGTGAACTAAGCTGGTGCGGTCTGGGCCCCCGGCCCTCGGGGATGTGATTGCAGAGACTCTcaagggcagcagctcctgccagcggCTGtggcctgcagccagggctgtaCCCGATGTCCGGAACGTACCACCTTCACCCTGGGCtctctcaccctcttccttcttccttcccGAGTTAATGACCCTTTCGATCTCAGGTGCTAACCGACCGGCCCAGCGTGCTGCTTTGGGTAAGAGCCAAGCATACATGGACCTGGGGCTGGCCCTTTGGGGCCCGCAAGAACCGGTGTGGAGTTGGCGAAATAGGTTTTAAGAGCCTCTCGCCTGAGAACAGGGGACGATTGGTCTGGGCTgatgcagcagctggggaagctgtgggtttgcttgtgtggcttctggctggccagtggggctggcagaggagctgttGTGGCTGGCCTGGTTCACCTCGCTGAGAAGGGGACTCTAGCCTGGGCTGGACGTGGCCTGGCTTTAAGCAATTGACCCAGGgaaagggctgggggctgctgtagGGGAGAGGTGGGGTTAGTCGCAGGGgcctctgtgggggtggggagtagggggcagggcaaggggctgtCCTGGGGGTAGGTTGCTCTGCTTTGGTGGGGGgttatggggcagggggctcccatATGGCATAGGgggctctgtgggggtgggggctgccatggggagcagagcaggggaccCAGTGTGGCTGAGACAGTCTTGGAACAAAGCAgcgagccagggccctggcccccacccacctgAATGCTGATGATGTTCCCTCCGTTCTGGTACAGCCGGGGCCTGAGGCGGGGCAGCAGGACGCCCAGCCAGGAGTCCACAGCCTGCAGGTAATCTGGGAgcgcagagagcagctgggctcagGGGGAGAGGCCGGAGCCGGGCCCAagagctggcagagctccacagccacccccagctcgCCCGGGActccagggacagggaagggccCAGCGACTCTGCATCTGGGACTCGGAGGTTGTGGGGGGCCAGGCAGTGGAGCGtgagcccccagcagcccagcaccagcagcccagccccgcatggctgagtgcaggagtcagggcgcTGCTCCCCTTACCTGGGTCCGAGGAACGCAGGACAATGTCTGGtttccacagcagccaggcagggaggccGCCCTAGAGAAGAGCCCGGGGGGCAGAGAAACTCCTCAGCTCCGGGAGCCACAACGTTCTGAGCCAGGGGAAAGAGCTGGAAGGTCTCACTGGCCTGTGACGgtagggagtgaggggcactggcggtgggctgggagtgccaggcaccggcagggctggggggagcccagagctgggat
This portion of the Carettochelys insculpta isolate YL-2023 chromosome 8, ASM3395843v1, whole genome shotgun sequence genome encodes:
- the GLB1L gene encoding beta-galactosidase-1-like protein isoform X2: MGPRVRVQLLPPLLLLLLRLEACAGARSFQVDYANNCFRKDGAPFRYIAGSIHYARVPRPAWRDRLRKMHMSGLNAVQVYVPWNYHEPLPGLYDFAGDRDLGSFLDLTVELGLLVILRPGPYICAEWDMGGLPAWLLWKPDIVLRSSDPDYLQAVDSWLGVLLPRLRPRLYQNGGNIISIQVENEYGSFSACDYDYLRHLLATFRALLGPDVLLFTTDGNSPAELRCGTLQGLYATVDFGPGPNMTAAFAPQRQYEPQGPLVNSEYYTGWLDYWGEAHASTRPAQVAQGLQDMLQLGASVNMYMFQGGTNFGYWSGADYKGRYKPVTTSYDYDAPLSEAGDPTEKLFAIRTVIGKFQALPAGPMPPATPKFAYGAVPLRKLAEVLELLDVLCPAGPIRSRFPLTFEAVKQEYQGRLERDGQTTLNLTGRAGASLDLLVENMGRINFGTNASDFKGLVRNLTLDSALLSDWLIYPLDVDTAVARGWPPRSPPAEGSRARPGPALYTGSFQTPGIAWDTFVKFPGWSKGQLWINGFNLGRYWPARGPQQTLFVPGSLLSPSAPNNITLLELEGAPPRPMLLFLDRPLLNQTVSPHPRAPLPPP
- the GLB1L gene encoding beta-galactosidase-1-like protein isoform X1; translation: MGPRVRVQLLPPLLLLLLRLEACAGARSFQVDYANNCFRKDGAPFRYIAGSIHYARVPRPAWRDRLRKMHMSGLNAVQVYVPWNYHEPLPGLYDFAGDRDLGSFLDLTVELGLLVILRPGPYICAEWDMGGLPAWLLWKPDIVLRSSDPDYLQAVDSWLGVLLPRLRPRLYQNGGNIISIQVENEYGSFSACDYDYLRHLLATFRALLGPDVLLFTTDGNSPAELRCGTLQGLYATVDFGPGPNMTAAFAPQRQYEPQGPLVNSEYYTGWLDYWGEAHASTRPAQVAQGLQDMLQLGASVNMYMFQGGTNFGYWSGADYKGRYKPVTTSYDYDAPLSEAGDPTEKLFAIRTVIGKFQALPAGPMPPATPKFAYGAVPLRKLAEVLELLDVLCPAGPIRSRFPLTFEAVKQAHGFVLYRTRLPRDLWAPAPLSSPPSGVCDRAYVLLEGEYQGRLERDGQTTLNLTGRAGASLDLLVENMGRINFGTNASDFKGLVRNLTLDSALLSDWLIYPLDVDTAVARGWPPRSPPAEGSRARPGPALYTGSFQTPGIAWDTFVKFPGWSKGQLWINGFNLGRYWPARGPQQTLFVPGSLLSPSAPNNITLLELEGAPPRPMLLFLDRPLLNQTVSPHPRAPLPPP